GAGTGGACGCATCAAGTGTGGTGGGCGCAGCGATCGGACAACAGCGCTTCCGAAGAGTGAAAGATCTTTGCGGTCGAGACGGTTCGATTGTGAGGTATGCGTACGACAATTGCGAACTGTCTCCGTTAGCGGAGCAACCACGAAAGTGAGATTCACCTACAGATGGCTACACCTGATGATGTGTTGATGGAACCGCGCCGCATGCGGTTGACCTCTCTAGATACCTGGCGCGGTCTCGTCATCTTTCTTATGGTTCTCGACCACGTTCGGGATTTCTTTAATCGCGGGGCGCTCACCTCTACACCCACCGAGGCCGGCCACACCACTCTCTTGCTGTACCTCACGCGCTGGGTTACTCACCTCTGCGCCCCGACCTTCTTATTTCTAGCCGGTGTCGGTATCCGGCTTCAATATGAAAAGCATGGGCCCACCCGGAACCTGTCCCGGTTTCTGGCGATGCGCGGTCTATGGCTGGTCTTTCTCGATTTAGTTGTGATCAGCACCCTTCTGAGCTTCGGCCGCGTGTTTTTCTTCGTTCAGGTTCTCTATGCGACAGGCATGAGCATGCTTGTGCTGTCCGCGCTGGTGTGGTTACGGCCGCGTTTCGTTCTCGTCCTGGGCGGCGCAATCGTCCTGCTTGCACCCTTAGCAATCCGTCCCCTCTTGCATGCGACCGGCGCGCCCCTCCTCTTTCGAACCTTTACTGTCTTCCCTGGACCCTTACCAGCTGGAAGTGGCATCGTCTTGTACCCCTTTGTTCCGTGGCTCGGCATTATGTGTCTTGGCTTCGGCTATGGACATATCTTTCGGCTACCGCCGCCAATCCGCGACCGGATCCTTGCCTGGACCGCCGCCAGTCTATTGGCGCTCTTCGCACTGCTGCGTGGGATCAACGGTTATGGCGATCTCTCACCGTGGAAGGCTGGGCATACGCCACTCTTGAACTCCGAGTCGTTCATGGACGTGACTAAATATCCTGCATCTCCTGATTACGTCCTGGCCACTCTCGGAATTTCATTGCTTCTTTTCCTCGGCCTGGAGCGACTGCGCGGCCCATTTATCGGGATTCTCACCACGTTCGGCC
This genomic window from Granulicella sibirica contains:
- a CDS encoding DUF1624 domain-containing protein, giving the protein MATPDDVLMEPRRMRLTSLDTWRGLVIFLMVLDHVRDFFNRGALTSTPTEAGHTTLLLYLTRWVTHLCAPTFLFLAGVGIRLQYEKHGPTRNLSRFLAMRGLWLVFLDLVVISTLLSFGRVFFFVQVLYATGMSMLVLSALVWLRPRFVLVLGGAIVLLAPLAIRPLLHATGAPLLFRTFTVFPGPLPAGSGIVLYPFVPWLGIMCLGFGYGHIFRLPPPIRDRILAWTAASLLALFALLRGINGYGDLSPWKAGHTPLLNSESFMDVTKYPASPDYVLATLGISLLLFLGLERLRGPFIGILTTFGRTPLFTYITHFFVMHCLQIAVGLALGYPLRIFQSYIANASAAMFSGTVPEVERLGWGFPLWGTYIVWLLVVALVYPLSRWFEGVKQNRQDWWLRYL